In the Entelurus aequoreus isolate RoL-2023_Sb linkage group LG16, RoL_Eaeq_v1.1, whole genome shotgun sequence genome, taatcagtgatggggttgtggaaaaaaaaaagcgaactttgtgatgcgtttttaaaattacgcgtatgcttaaaattagcaaaatacgtacattttaaatgttattgcaaatgtgcctgttactacattacatacatgcttacatcatgtatataaaaccttaatggaggtgtttggatgttttatagGGGTTCACAGGCAGAATAGAGTGGCTCcgatgtaagcagacttttaatcacatttatttactatttagaatgcattaaaaaatgaaaagcatccgtcatgttttataatgattgtgaacgataggtaaaattccaaaaaaatgtgtAGTTCCTTTTTAAAACCCATCACTGTGTCCAGCTCACAATGGGAGAGAACTTCACCTTTTGTTTGTGGTCAAATGCATCATAATGGAGCAGAACAAACGTAACAACACATTCACAAGATGCCATTTCTCCACTCTTAGTTTTAACACGGTTGAGCAAAGTATTAGATGAGGTGCCACCTGTTCCTTCACCTGCCGCTCCACCAATCGCAGAGGCCCAGCCTCGTTCCAAATCTGTGTCGCCAAGCCATCCCAACAAAACAGAAGAGTCTAAGAGGCCAGCCCAAGGACAACCACCGCTTGAGCAACCACCAGAACTGTGCAAAGTTCCCCTGCATGTCCCCATGTCCAACAGCATGCTAGAGTCGCTACCCATGACCCGTATTTCTACGACCCTTACAGGTGACCTGTCTTTTTTATTTTCACTCAGGAAGATTCGAAAATACACTTTTCATCCTTTCTATGTCTTGTACCTGGTAGAAGTGCGCACGCCATTGTCTGCCATGCAGCAGCCTCAGCAGAAGCCCTTGAAGGTTCCTGTGGCCATGAGCAACCATCTGTCCTTTTCTTCAAGTATGATGGCACCAATAGCCAGGCCCACTGCTGTGTTACATGACACAGATGAAGATGAGGGGTTGAAGCATCTTGAGCATGTAAGTTAGCATGATCTGATCATGCATCGAGTTCAAAACCGAACAAATTGAGCAGCACATGTGACTTTTTTACTTTGTCGTGAACTTGGCACATAGAAGTCATCCACTCTGCTTTCTCCACCTTTCTATCACCAGGAAGCAGAGAAGATGGTGGCATACTTGCAGGATAGTGTGGTGGACGATGACAGACTTGCAACAAAGACCTCAGAGAAGACCAAACCCGTGGGCCTTCCACTTACCCATGAAGCTGCTCTCAAGTGGTTTTACAAAGACCCTCAAGGGGAGATACAAGGTGAGACAGTTTGGAGGAAGCAAGTTGGGCAATAATGTGGGcaaattttccggactatagagcgcaccgataTATAAGCTGTACCCACTAAAtttgtgaagaaaaaaatatttttccatatatttacTCTACCGAACTTCAGCCGCAAATAGATATTTTgtcaaattagttatttacacaattaattttctatttttttttatacataccttaattgttttcaaacgttGCCTGTCACATGGcattaaaacggctgatcaaataaaacagaagtcatcatcatggacccaccagctgcataagctagctctccaatcggctaaacagactcaacaagAGGTTTTGGtagatttacgaaactgaaacaatacaaaaagaatgccattgtaagttaacagTACTAAcgaagacactcgtaaacatgttagcatagtagctaatgctaacaacgctaggttcattacattaccatagcacatacaaatatgcttaaaacactcctacattcatcacacatgggacagtttagtaagtaccgtatttccttgaattggcgcagggaatatagtattcgcacgtctagaattactgccgggtcaaactcgtttctcaaaataattaacgcatgcttggccttatcgccggtttattattgaagctggatcaaattcgtttcgcaaaatattaattttattatcgcatgtctataattttcgccgggtcaaactcgtttcgcaaaatatttagcatatggctagaacttccaccgggtcaaattcgttacgtcacgagtgacgcatctgtcctcattttcaaaatggaggaagctgctttcagtagtttacaatcgcacaaaggaaaaaagataaagagcttttcagtaggatttaaggtccaatctattgaataccggtacaatatgctaaagagaacagtaagcagctatgttttattaatataccgtagctgcgtgtgtgaaatactgtataagtcattaaatgactcccgcctcctggtggtagagagcgctgccgcgctagtgatccttcttgcgacttccggtactgcagaagaagtgaacacacacagcaagagatttttttttttttcctctgcttgaacttttaacatggaggattacataccggtatctaaaataaaacagttttctaaactggactttcaatcgaagcaggatgtaataattaaaggaatatctccatcgaaacagagacttttaaaactgaagaaagaaaataaggaagacttctataaacaagttatcgatgcttttggtcagaaggagctgcaaatggactccatttataagtacaggtaagaccataacgtttttttaattaaatgtgcttttcatgatggtatgcttacatcacactcaaagcgcacgcctaaattttatggattccttttggtaaacgccggagtgagaagaggttttaaaataattaccacatgcacggccatcccgccggtttccggtaaacgcaggagtgacaggaggttttaaattaattaacgcccctgcggctattcaaggaaatacggtataaacagttttagttctactgtaaaacttacaaatgttgcttgaagTGATAAATAACAAATCCTCACAtgtagaacgctatggacggctcgaAGACCGAATGGCATTTGTATTTGCGGCACAAACAATAACCCACCTAttcagtgtttatttattttttttgttttgaactatTTACTTTATAGCCAGACGTcagcagaaaaaaaaatcaattaattaGCTGCACAGTTTTTTAAGCCGTAGTGTTAAAAGGGAAAATGTTgttttatagtctggaatttacagtatGTGAGGACTTAAACAGTATTTTTTAAATGGGGGGACCTGCACTAACTTAAGTTGAATGTCATCTCTTATATTTTTGTCATCAGGTCCTTTTGGTAACCAGGAGATGGCAGAGTGGTTCCAGGCAGGTTACTTCACCATGTCTCTCTTAGTTAAAAGAGGATGTGATGACTTATTTCAGCCATTGGGGGAGATGATGAAGATTTGGGGAAGAGTCCCTTTCACTCCAGGGCCTGCACCTCCACCTCTGCAGGTATATGTACGTCTTTAGGCATTGGTACTCAGTCGCAGCAACACATTATCTcatacattttttggggaaaactggtCCTGGGTCAGTTTTTAATGAAGTTAAATAGTAAGTAAGCTATAAACCATTTGACCAATCAGTCATTACAGCAAGTCATGATATATAAATGGGCAACCTTCCTCTGATTCTATTTACTTAGCACAACTGGACCCTGAGCCCTCCTTTTTTGTAGCCTGTTAATAAAATGTCTTGTCTTGTCACTTGTGATGTAATGCAGGGTGACGGTGATCAAGAAAGATTGAAGAGGCAGCAGGAGCTTACCACGCTCAACCTTTACCAATTACAACAGCTCCAATATCAATACCTCTTAAGGTACATACAGATAACCAAATGAGCACATTTAGTATGTGCGTGCTGAAGGAGTAGCAAGCAATGTCCGTCTTGATTGTCTATTGTGAAGCACAAACGACAGACACTTAAATATTACAAGTATTCAGGGGTGAAATGTCTATCTTGTGGCCTTTAGGCAGCAGTATGCTCAGGCCCTGGCCCAGCAAAAGGCTGCAGTCCTCAGCTCAGCtcctcagcagcagcagcaacaacacCAACAGCAGCTTAACCTTCTTCAACAGCAATACCAGGCTCTTAAGATAAGGTCCATACCAATTCAGTTTTCATTCATCACCATAGCATATACTTGAGCCTACCATGACAATAttatttgttccttttttttgcaGAACATCTGAGAGCCTTCTACCTCCTGTTACACGTTGCCTGTCTGTACCCGACACAGGTTCTGTTTGGGAAATGCAGAATCCATCCTCCCAGGCTCCCTGTGCGCCAAGCCTCCCACCAGCAGCTTCCAGCAGTGAGTTTGAACCTTTCTGAATTTGCGAAGCAAAATAAGGTACAGGTGTCATTCTGAATTCCTTGTCAACAGCATGGGATGGCAGCAGTGTGTGGGACTTGCCCATAGACTCCATGGCGAAGGCGCCAACCATCGAGCAGATGCAGCAATTGGAGAAGTCGAAAGCTACAAAGGTAATCCATATTGCAACTTATGTTGCTGTTTTCTTGATCATGCATGTCTACCTTTTTaccatgtaaaatgaataaaatctGAACTTTTCTCCCCTCAAATACAATCAGATTTTAGAGACAGACTGAGTCTTTTGCTAAAGAGGAGCAATTATATAGTTATTCTGTTCTGATCTAATTTATTAGTTGGAACTAGAGAGACTTGAAGCTGAAATGAGAGCCAAAAGGGAAGAAGAAGAGCGGAAGCGCCAGGACGAGGCTTTGCGGGCTCGTCAGGAAGAAGAGCGCAAGCGCCTAGAAGAGGAGCAGTTGGCGCGACAAAAACAGGTCAAGAGAATACATGCTTTTTTCGACTGCAGAGACTCACGCACTGGTGTAAAACTGTAGGAAGAAGCGCTCAGACGACAGAGAGAACAGGAAGAGGCACATCAGAGGCAAAAAGAGGAGGAGGAAAGACTGGCACAGGCGGAAAACCTGCGAAGACTTGAGGAGAGGAGACGGGAAGAGGAAGAGAGGAAGAAACGTGAGGAGTTCATTCGTAAGCAGGTGAGCCAAACATTTATTCTCTTACTTATTACAATGCAATagatgtgcggcagcagtgtttatggctctaactaaagcatttgacactatttatcacaatattttaatcaaaaaactagaacgatatggcatcagagggttagtcttaaactggataaatagttatctaacaaacaggaaacaatacgtggagctaggcgaacacacgtctacaacgctaaatatatcctgtggtgtacctcagggatcaatactaggacctaaattattcaatctctatataaatgacatttgtaaagttacaaaagatttaaagttagtattttttgcggatgatacaacagcgttttgctcaggagagaacacacagaagctaatacaaataataacagaagaaattaacaaattaaaaagatggtttgacaaaaacagattatcgttgaatctcagtaaaactaagataatgctatttggtaactatagaagggaaagtcaaacacaaatacaaatagacggagtagaaattgaaagagtaaatgaaaccaaatttctaggtataatgattgatgataaattgaactgtaaatctcatttaaaaaatatacaacataaagtagcgagaaacacatcaataatgaataaagcaaaacatgttgtagaccaaaaatcacttcatattctctactgctcgactagtgttaccatatctgagctactgtgtagaaatatggggaaataactacaaaagtacacttcattcactaacggtgttacaaaaaagatcagttagaataatacataatgttggatatagagaacatccaaaccctttatttattgaatcaaaaatactgaaattccatgacatagtgaatttgcaaacagctaaaattgtgcacaaagcaaactataacctgctacccaaaaatatacaacaattcttctcaaaaaaagaggacaaatataatcttagagaaaaacgtaatttaaaacatttgtatgcacgtacaacacttaagaccttcagtatatcagtatgtggaattaaattatggaatggattaagcaaagcaatcaaacaatgaactaatatgatccacttcaagaaactcttcaaacttagtgtttacaaagtacaatgaacaataaccatgacaaacatcctcaatttatttcatccatccattcattcattgtcaaagtaatcttacttatctcattaaatgaaatatgacttacttcaccaattattattattaaattattactattaattatttattcattttattgtgattacttatggagtttattgtgaataaattgtgaacaggaagtgaacaaaaagttttagcaactgttatgtaaagaaaaggggtaggtctaaataagctctgcttcttcctactccttttcgaacatgttgaaaagagaaactggaaattgtgatgtatcatgttgtatgcttgtatgtttgaaataaactcaaactcaactcaacatttGATAGCTGTCTCCCTCAATTGTGGTGTGTCCTATTCCAGGAGGAAAAGCGCAGGAAACAGGAGGAGCTTGAAGCACTAAGGAGACAGGAAGAGGAGAAACGGGCAGAGGCAGCTGCTGCagctgctgctgctactgctgctgctgcagcTGCCCTGGCTCAACAGGAGCTAGAGGAGCAGAAGAGGAGGGAAAAGGAGGCAGAGAGACAGCAGGAGCAGCAGAGACAACGGCAGCAGCAGCAGGAGGCGCTCAGGCGGCTtcaacagcagcagcagctagCACAAATGAAGGTAAACAAAGCAATACAGAGCTATCCAAGCAGCTAAAGTGCAAGATGCAAAGTAGTAAGacacaaatattttattaattaagcTTTGGTCTATGAACTAGCAAAGAGTACAGGTCCACTGTCTAAGCATACCGTAAAAAACAGTCGTCATTGTCATCGGGTGATAACGGAGAATATTGGACCTTTTAAAAAAGCAAGGATGGATATGTTGGAAGTTCACCCAGCATTCTTTCCCGTCTTTCCAGCTTCCATTGTCCTCAAAGTGGGGTCAGCAGTCAGCCAACAATATCAATCAGGCTCAGAATGCGCTGTCACTGGCCGAGATCCAGAAACTAGAGGAGGAACGAGAAAGACAGGCTCAAGTTGACGTAAGCAGTCTCCTGAACACTGTCCCACTTGTTGTTTTCATATAAttcatatatatcaatatgatttaTATCTATTTGACTGCCTGCAGCAGCAGCGCCAGCAACAGGAACTCCTGAAGGTACAGCAGCAACAGGCCCTGCAACAGGCCCAGCAGCCCCAAGCTAAGCTGTCAGGGTGGGGCCATGTGGCGAATCAGACCCCTGTCACAAAATCCCTGCTAGAGATCCAGAGGGAGGAAGCACAACAGATGAACCAGAAGGAGCAGCCGCCGCcgccgcagcagcagcagcagcagcagcagcatcagcagcagcagcagcagcagcagcagcagcagcagcagcagcagcagcatcatCCAATTGTCACCCAGCAGACCAGGTCGCAGAACAGAACTGTATGTAACCCATATGATGCAAGAGTAGACCTCAGCCAGTCATTTGCATAACCAATAACAGTTACGATGATGGTCTGAACATGTTAACAGTTAACACTTTTTTGTTCTTGTCACAGACATCTCTGAGCAACTCTGTGTGGGGGTCAGCAAACACCAGTTCCTGCACAAACTGGGCTTTAGATTCAAGCAGCATCTGGGGTGACACCCACAACTCCAACATGGGCTTCTGGGATGAGGCTGTTAAGGAGGCAATCCAGCAGCCTCCACCCACCAGGAAAGGCAATACACAGAAAAACAAGGGCAATGCCAACCTCAGGTATACCTCAAACAAAAGCTGCCAACATGATCTTTGCTAGGTAAAGTAATTTGTGAGTCATGCCGACTTATCTCTTTTTATGAATTTTGTTGGGTTTGTGTAGTAATTCTGCAAGTGGGCGAGCAAACAAGAAGGTGGGAGAGGAAGAGAAGCTGCTCAAGCTGTTCCAAGGCATCAACAAGAGCCACCAGGACACTTTCATGCAGTGGTGTGAACACACACTGCACAGCCTCAACACGGCCAACAATCTGGATGGTAAATACTTCAGAAATATGCTGCATCAAGGCAGACATGGTTTCAGCTCCCActcttttggaaaaaaaaacccccaaaaacaaAAATCTGCTTCGCAGTTCCCACGTTTGCATCCTTCCTGAAAGAAGTGGACTCTCCGTATGAGGTGCACGACTACGTCAGGGCCTACCTGGGGGATACGCCCGAGGCCAAGGACTTTGCCAAGCAGTTCCTGGAGCGTCGTGCCAAACAGAACGCCAATCAACAAAAGCAGGTGCCGCCTTCGCAAGCCAACCAACCACTGGCCCTCAAACAACAGCAGGTGAGCAAGAAAATGAATCTTTATTGTATAAATATCTTATTGACCTAAATGTAAAACTCTACTTCTCACTATAGACggtaattgataagatttttacgtttccgattccactttcgattctgcttaacggtTTGTttctttatcgattctcttatccatTTTCATTTGGATAAAAGGATAGCAAACAAGTTGATTAGCATcaactttgtttagtttagaAAAAAACATGAGTATACAAACAGTAAGGTCTTAAAGAGGAACTTCACTTTTAGAAGCTGACTGATACCCggcggatgcagctttattgtgacaaaGTAGCATCCGCAGCGT is a window encoding:
- the gigyf2 gene encoding GRB10-interacting GYF protein 2 isoform X2 yields the protein MSAWLGSGQHDLNLTCPRNPGTFSKGVTGFKDLQGRMAETQTLNFGPEWLRALSGGGGSGGSGGGGSSSITVASPPLSPALPKYKLADYRYGREEMLALYVEDHKIPVDLHDKEFLPILQEEPLPPLALVSFTEEEQRNFVMSVNSGAVLWRGGGGPVIGAPRGRSISRGRGRGRGDGGFYQRSFDDVEGFGRGGREMHRSQSWEERGDKRFEKPGRKDLEGAPGHFQINHIRNNYEDAGSGLPRKHDFIRSESGNWRTSRDDQNDGLRTTVWREHPEQRRRVPFDARDDERSYRRPRSGSGSLEEDRDALPEWCLEDTDGEAGTFDSSGAFLSLKKASKEPILEEAELDFKPLEECEETLEDDGSQPKKTKETETEAKKIVERKVLTRLSKVLDEVPPVPSPAAPPIAEAQPRSKSVSPSHPNKTEESKRPAQGQPPLEQPPELCKVPLHVPMSNSMLESLPMTRISTTLTEVRTPLSAMQQPQQKPLKVPVAMSNHLSFSSSMMAPIARPTAVLHDTDEDEGLKHLEHEAEKMVAYLQDSVVDDDRLATKTSEKTKPVGLPLTHEAALKWFYKDPQGEIQGPFGNQEMAEWFQAGYFTMSLLVKRGCDDLFQPLGEMMKIWGRVPFTPGPAPPPLQGDGDQERLKRQQELTTLNLYQLQQLQYQYLLRQQYAQALAQQKAAVLSSAPQQQQQQHQQQLNLLQQQYQALKIRTSESLLPPVTRCLSVPDTGSVWEMQNPSSQAPCAPSLPPAASSTWDGSSVWDLPIDSMAKAPTIEQMQQLEKSKATKLELERLEAEMRAKREEEERKRQDEALRARQEEERKRLEEEQLARQKQEEALRRQREQEEAHQRQKEEEERLAQAENLRRLEERRREEEERKKREEFIRKQEEKRRKQEELEALRRQEEEKRAEAAAAAAAATAAAAAALAQQELEEQKRREKEAERQQEQQRQRQQQQEALRRLQQQQQLAQMKLPLSSKWGQQSANNINQAQNALSLAEIQKLEEERERQAQVDQQRQQQELLKVQQQQALQQAQQPQAKLSGWGHVANQTPVTKSLLEIQREEAQQMNQKEQPPPPQQQQQQQQHQQQQQQQQQQQQQQQQHHPIVTQQTRSQNRTTSLSNSVWGSANTSSCTNWALDSSSIWGDTHNSNMGFWDEAVKEAIQQPPPTRKGNTQKNKGNANLSNSASGRANKKVGEEEKLLKLFQGINKSHQDTFMQWCEHTLHSLNTANNLDVPTFASFLKEVDSPYEVHDYVRAYLGDTPEAKDFAKQFLERRAKQNANQQKQVPPSQANQPLALKQQQDSVWGETGSSTPYQANHTSGQQQQQQRFEAVTSGKKKKKQKMVRADPSLLGFSVNASSERLNMGEIETLEDN
- the gigyf2 gene encoding GRB10-interacting GYF protein 2 isoform X4, which gives rise to MAETQTLNFGPEWLRALSGGGGSGGSGGGGSSSITVASPPLSPALPKYKLADYRYGREEMLALYVEDHKIPVDLHDKEFLPILQEEPLPPLALVSFTEEEQRNFVMSVNSGAVLWRGGGGPVIGAPRGRSISRGRGRGRGDGGFYQRSFDDVEGFGRGGREMHRSQSWEERGDKRFEKPGRKDLEGAPGHFQINHIRNNYEDAGSGLPRKHDFIRSESGNWRTSRDDQNDGLRTTVWREHPEQRRRVPFDARDDERSYRRPRSGSGSLEEDRDALPEWCLEDTDGEAGTFDSSGAFLSLKKASKEPILEEAELDFKPLEECEETLEDDGSQPKKTKETETEAKKIVERKVLTRLSKVLDEVPPVPSPAAPPIAEAQPRSKSVSPSHPNKTEESKRPAQGQPPLEQPPELCKVPLHVPMSNSMLESLPMTRISTTLTEVRTPLSAMQQPQQKPLKVPVAMSNHLSFSSSMMAPIARPTAVLHDTDEDEGLKHLEHEAEKMVAYLQDSVVDDDRLATKTSEKTKPVGLPLTHEAALKWFYKDPQGEIQGPFGNQEMAEWFQAGYFTMSLLVKRGCDDLFQPLGEMMKIWGRVPFTPGPAPPPLQVYGDGDQERLKRQQELTTLNLYQLQQLQYQYLLRQQYAQALAQQKAAVLSSAPQQQQQQHQQQLNLLQQQYQALKIRTSESLLPPVTRCLSVPDTGSVWEMQNPSSQAPCAPSLPPAASSTWDGSSVWDLPIDSMAKAPTIEQMQQLEKSKATKLELERLEAEMRAKREEEERKRQDEALRARQEEERKRLEEEQLARQKQEEALRRQREQEEAHQRQKEEEERLAQAENLRRLEERRREEEERKKREEFIRKQEEKRRKQEELEALRRQEEEKRAEAAAAAAAATAAAAAALAQQELEEQKRREKEAERQQEQQRQRQQQQEALRRLQQQQQLAQMKLPLSSKWGQQSANNINQAQNALSLAEIQKLEEERERQAQVDQQRQQQELLKVQQQQALQQAQQPQAKLSGWGHVANQTPVTKSLLEIQREEAQQMNQKEQPPPPQQQQQQQQHQQQQQQQQQQQQQQQQHHPIVTQQTRSQNRTTSLSNSVWGSANTSSCTNWALDSSSIWGDTHNSNMGFWDEAVKEAIQQPPPTRKGNTQKNKGNANLSNSASGRANKKVGEEEKLLKLFQGINKSHQDTFMQWCEHTLHSLNTANNLDVPTFASFLKEVDSPYEVHDYVRAYLGDTPEAKDFAKQFLERRAKQNANQQKQVPPSQANQPLALKQQQDSVWGETGSSTPYQANHTSGQQQQQQRFEAVTSGKKKKKQKMVRADPSLLGFSVNASSERLNMGEIETLEDN
- the gigyf2 gene encoding GRB10-interacting GYF protein 2 isoform X1 — protein: MSAWLGSGQHDLNLTCPRNPGTFSKGVTGFKDLQGRMAETQTLNFGPEWLRALSGGGGSGGSGGGGSSSITVASPPLSPALPKYKLADYRYGREEMLALYVEDHKIPVDLHDKEFLPILQEEPLPPLALVSFTEEEQRNFVMSVNSGAVLWRGGGGPVIGAPRGRSISRGRGRGRGDGGFYQRSFDDVEGFGRGGREMHRSQSWEERGDKRFEKPGRKDLEGAPGHFQINHIRNNYEDAGSGLPRKHDFIRSESGNWRTSRDDQNDGLRTTVWREHPEQRRRVPFDARDDERSYRRPRSGSGSLEEDRDALPEWCLEDTDGEAGTFDSSGAFLSLKKASKEPILEEAELDFKPLEECEETLEDDGSQPKKTKETETEAKKIVERKVLTRLSKVLDEVPPVPSPAAPPIAEAQPRSKSVSPSHPNKTEESKRPAQGQPPLEQPPELCKVPLHVPMSNSMLESLPMTRISTTLTEVRTPLSAMQQPQQKPLKVPVAMSNHLSFSSSMMAPIARPTAVLHDTDEDEGLKHLEHEAEKMVAYLQDSVVDDDRLATKTSEKTKPVGLPLTHEAALKWFYKDPQGEIQGPFGNQEMAEWFQAGYFTMSLLVKRGCDDLFQPLGEMMKIWGRVPFTPGPAPPPLQVYGDGDQERLKRQQELTTLNLYQLQQLQYQYLLRQQYAQALAQQKAAVLSSAPQQQQQQHQQQLNLLQQQYQALKIRTSESLLPPVTRCLSVPDTGSVWEMQNPSSQAPCAPSLPPAASSTWDGSSVWDLPIDSMAKAPTIEQMQQLEKSKATKLELERLEAEMRAKREEEERKRQDEALRARQEEERKRLEEEQLARQKQEEALRRQREQEEAHQRQKEEEERLAQAENLRRLEERRREEEERKKREEFIRKQEEKRRKQEELEALRRQEEEKRAEAAAAAAAATAAAAAALAQQELEEQKRREKEAERQQEQQRQRQQQQEALRRLQQQQQLAQMKLPLSSKWGQQSANNINQAQNALSLAEIQKLEEERERQAQVDQQRQQQELLKVQQQQALQQAQQPQAKLSGWGHVANQTPVTKSLLEIQREEAQQMNQKEQPPPPQQQQQQQQHQQQQQQQQQQQQQQQQHHPIVTQQTRSQNRTTSLSNSVWGSANTSSCTNWALDSSSIWGDTHNSNMGFWDEAVKEAIQQPPPTRKGNTQKNKGNANLSNSASGRANKKVGEEEKLLKLFQGINKSHQDTFMQWCEHTLHSLNTANNLDVPTFASFLKEVDSPYEVHDYVRAYLGDTPEAKDFAKQFLERRAKQNANQQKQVPPSQANQPLALKQQQDSVWGETGSSTPYQANHTSGQQQQQQRFEAVTSGKKKKKQKMVRADPSLLGFSVNASSERLNMGEIETLEDN
- the gigyf2 gene encoding GRB10-interacting GYF protein 2 isoform X3 is translated as MSAWLGSGQHDLNLTCPRNPGTFSKGVTGFKDLQGRMAETQTLNFGPEWLRALSGGGGSGGSGGGGSSSITVASPPLSPALPKYKLADYRYGREEMLALYVEDHKIPVDLHDKEFLPILQEEPLPPLALVSFTEEEQRNFVMSVNSGAVLWRGGGGPVIGAPRGRSISRGRGRGRGDGGFYQRSFDDVEGFGRGGREMHRSQSWEERGDKRFEKPGRKDLEGAPGHFQINHIRNNYEDAGSGLPRKHDFIRSESGNWRTSRDDQNDGLRTTVWREHPEQRRRVPFDARDDERSYRRPRSGSGSLEEDRDALPEWCLEDTDGEAGTFDSSGAFLSLKKASKEPILEEAELDFKPLEECEETLEDDGSQPKKTKETETEAKKIVERKVLTRLSKVLDEVPPVPSPAAPPIAEAQPRSKSVSPSHPNKTEESKRPAQGQPPLEQPPELCKVPLHVPMSNSMLESLPMTRISTTLTEVRTPLSAMQQPQQKPLKVPVAMSNHLSFSSSMMAPIARPTAVLHDTDEDEGLKHLEHEAEKMVAYLQDSVVDDDRLATKTSEKTKPVGLPLTHEAALKWFYKDPQGEIQGPFGNQEMAEWFQAGYFTMSLLVKRGCDDLFQPLGEMMKIWGRVPFTPGPAPPPLQVYGDGDQERLKRQQELTTLNLYQLQQLQYQYLLRQQYAQALAQQKAAVLSSAPQQQQQQHQQQLNLLQQQYQALKIRTSESLLPPVTRCLSVPDTGSVWEMQNPSSQAPCAPSLPPAASSTWDGSSVWDLPIDSMAKAPTIEQMQQLEKSKATKLELERLEAEMRAKREEEERKRQDEALRARQEEERKRLEEEQLARQKQEEALRRQREQEEAHQRQKEEEERLAQAENLRRLEERRREEEERKKREEFIRKQEEKRRKQEELEALRRQEEEKRAEAAAAAAAATAAAAAALAQQELEEQKRREKEAERQQEQQRQRQQQQEALRRLQQQQQLAQMKLPLSSKWGQQSANNINQAQNALSLAEIQKLEEERERQAQVDQQRQQQELLKVQQQQALQQAQQPQAKLSGWGHVANQTPVTKSLLEIQREEAQQMNQKEQPPPPQQQQQQQQQQQQQQHHPIVTQQTRSQNRTTSLSNSVWGSANTSSCTNWALDSSSIWGDTHNSNMGFWDEAVKEAIQQPPPTRKGNTQKNKGNANLSNSASGRANKKVGEEEKLLKLFQGINKSHQDTFMQWCEHTLHSLNTANNLDVPTFASFLKEVDSPYEVHDYVRAYLGDTPEAKDFAKQFLERRAKQNANQQKQVPPSQANQPLALKQQQDSVWGETGSSTPYQANHTSGQQQQQQRFEAVTSGKKKKKQKMVRADPSLLGFSVNASSERLNMGEIETLEDN